In Labrus mixtus chromosome 3, fLabMix1.1, whole genome shotgun sequence, a single window of DNA contains:
- the cers4a gene encoding ceramide synthase 4a → MEALFNEWLWQEEYWLPPGIRWRDIEVKEDEGRFPLPRDLIYTLPLAFAFIALRYIFERLVAVPLSKQLGVKDRIRIRAAPIPKLETFYKQNRRQPSPSEVVTLGKQCGLSQRKIQSWFRHRRNQDRPSNTKKFREASWRFVFYLVAFTVGLASLINTPWFWDQRECWRGYPKQPVSEAHHWYYILEMGFYLSLLLSVSVDVKRKDFNEQVIHHIATLFLIGFSYCANYVRVGTLVMLVHDSSDFLLESAKMFHYAGWTRTCDSLFVIFSLIFLVTRLVVLPSRVIYSTLVVSLDFFKPFFGYYFFNALLLVLQALHIFWAYLILRMVYKFVFLGKVERDERSDEDSEVDDKEEEEEPEEEGDECSWEQRKGTINSKLASLANNCVLNNLTNQRNINSRLPKAR, encoded by the exons AtggaggccctgtttaatgagTGGCTCTGGCAGGAGGAGTACTGGCTCCCCCCTGGTATCCGCTGGCGGGACATTGAGGTGAAGGAGGACGAGGGCCGCTTCCCTCTACCCAGGGATCTTATCTACACCCTGCCACTGGCCTTTGCCTTTATAGCGCTCAGATACATCTTTGAGAG GCTCGTTGCCGTCCCATTAAGCAAACAATTAGGAGTGAAGGACCGGATTAGGATCCGAGCCGCTCCTATCCCGAAGCTGGAAACCTTCTACAAACAGAACAGGCGGCAACCATCACCA AGTGAGGTGGTGACCTTGGGGAAGCAATGCGGACTCTCACAGAGAAAGATCCAGTCCTGGTTCAGGCACAGAAGGAACCAGGACCGACCTAGTAACACCAAAAAGTTCCGCGAGGCCTC CTGGCGTTTTGTCTTCTACCTCGTAGCGTTCACTGTGGGGCTCGCCTCTTTAATTAAT ACTCCATGGTTCTGGGATCAAAGAGAGTGTTGGAGGGGTTATCCAAAACAG CCTGTGTCCGAGGCTCATCATTGGTATTACATCCTCGAAATGGGATTCTATTTAtccctgctgctgtctgtgtctgtggatgtCAAGCGAAAA gATTTCAATGAGCAGGTCATTCATCACATCGCCACCTTATTCCTCATTGGTTTCTCCTACTGTGCCAACTATGTGAGGGTTGGCACTCTGGTGATGCTGGTACACGACTCCTCTGACTTCCTTCTGGAG tCTGCCAAGATGTTCCACTATGCTGGCTGGACGAGGACGTGTGACTCGCTGTTTGTCATCTTCTCATTGATTTTCCTCGTGACAAGACTTGTGGTGTTACCCAGCAG AGTGATCTACTCAACCCTGGTGGTCTCTCTTGACTTCTTCAAGCCGTTCTTTGGATATTATTTCTTCAATGCTCTGCTGTTAGTGCTGCAGGCACTGCACATCTTCTGGGCCTATCTCATTCTCCGAATGGTCTACAAGTTTGTGTTCCTCGGCAAG GTGGAGCGTGATGAACGTAGCGATGAGGACAGTGAGGTTGacgacaaagaggaagaggaggagcctgaGGAAGAAGGTGACGAGTGCAGCTGGGAGCAAAGAAAGGGTACAATAAACTCCAAGCTGGCATCTCTGGCTAACAACTGTGTCCTGAATAACTTGACCAACCAGCGGAATATAAACAGCAGACTGCCCAAAGCCAGATAG
- the LOC132963650 gene encoding kelch-like protein 23: MACRADTDPKPQRFEFTVLSEQINKLQEDECVLHVKEPEVIPDATLQVEGESFYVNRRRLALHSPYFRALFFGCGVESRRRIIEIKGVGLQHFRVLMEYIRTCNIALNRENVLGILETADFLQLEGARLLCCKFLERELHLSNCLGMMAYAWRLGCAQLYRVARQVVLTHFSAIAADEDFLSLSKENIADLLASDDLAIFKDDLALEAILRWVSFDSQREEHFLELIELVRPELLSLPFLTELLTSMKSSDPRAKLVCMLNEQFPESWLAGRSIKRTRARETLFVLGGPHDQEQQALYQFHPQSGRWQSCAPLQRKNLTQYSVAALGDNVVVTGGYFRDVLWFSVDWVRIYECGNQRWLDGPALQKSRHSHCSIGLDSALYVLGGSMDEGLVSDVERLVLGPDKGWEAISPMVRAVERAATATLGSCIYVACGLDENGEAYGGIQRYMVKEDQWDVISYSPYPRYDLVATELNGALYLFGGQALRFDVETDEWTLFEEECLDSKFFSGCTTVSGQIYLVSEKKSNKAIPNMVLMDPYIDTCMEVDDAMPCSVPLRGCVTVRMPI, from the exons ATGGCCTGCAGAGCTGACACTGATCCTAAACCTCAGCGTTTTGAATTCACAGTTCTGTCTGAACAGATAAACAAACTTCAGGAGGATGAATGTGTTCTACATGTGAAAGAGCCTGAGGTGATACCTGATGCCACGCTGCAGGTAGAAGGAGAGAGCTTTTATGTCAACCGTCGACGGCTAGCCCTCCACAGTCCATACTTCAGGGCTCTGTTTTTTGGATGTGGTGTAGAGAGCCGCAGAAGGATCATTGAGATCAAAGGTGTGGGTCTGCAGCATTTTAGGGTTTTGATGGAATACATCAGGACATGCAACATAGCTCTGAACAGAGAAAACGTTCTTGGGATCCTCGAGACTGCAGACTTTTTACAACTAGAGGGAGCCAGACTGCTGTGCTGCAAGTTCCTGGAGCGCGAGCTGCACCTCAGTAACTGTCTGGGGATGATGGCTTACGCTTGGAGGCTTGGCTGCGCTCAGCTCTACAGGGTGGCAAGACAGGTGGTGCTCACACACTTCTCTGCTATTGCTGCCGATGAGGACTTCCTGTCCCTGTCTAAAGAGAACATTGCGGACCTTCTTGCCAGTGATGACCTGGCCATCTTCAAGGATGATCTTGCCCTGGAGGCCATCCTACGGTGGGTGTCATTTGACTCCCAACGAGAAGAGCATTTTCTGGAGCTCATTGAGCTGGTGAGGCCTGAGCTGCTCTCTTTACCATTTCTCACTGAACTGTTGACAAGCATGAAAAGCTCTGACCCCAGAGCCAAACTTGTCTGTATGCTGAATGAACAATTTCCAGAATCTTGGTTAGCGGGCAGGTCAATAAAGAGAACCAGGGCCAGAGAGACCCTCTTTGTCCTGGGCGGACCACATGATCAGGAGCAACAGGCACTGTACCAGTTTCACCCGCAGAGTGGTAGATGGCAGAGCTGTGCACCGCTACAGAGGAAGAACCTCACACAGTACTCTGTAGCTGCTCTAG GAGACAATGTGGTTGTGACAGGCGGCTACTTCCGGGACGTCCTGTGGTTCAGTGTGGACTGGGTCAGGATTTACGAATGTGGGAACCAGCGCTGGCTTGATGGGCCGGCACTGCAGAAATCCAGGCACAGCCACTGCTCCATCGGGCTGGACTCTGCGCTGTATGTCCTAGGGGGCAGCATGGATGAAGGACTTGTGAGTGATGTAGAGAGACTGGTACTGGGGCCAGACAAAGGGTGGGAGGCGATCAGCCCCATGGTGAGGGCTGTTGAGCGGGCAGCCACTGCTACTCTAGGCTCATGCATCTATGTGGCATGTGGCCTGGATGAAAATGGGGAGGCGTATGGAGGAATTCAGCGGTATATGGTGAAGGAGGATCAATGGGATGTGATCTCCTATTCTCCATATCCACG TTATGACCTGGTTGCAACAGAGCTTAACGGTGCCCTCTACCTGTTTGGAGGCCAAGCTTTGCGATTCGACGTGGAAACAGACGAGTGGACCTTATTTGAGGAGGAATGTCTGGACAGTAAATTCTTCTCTGGCTGCACAACAGTCAGCGGACAGATATATCTGGTCAGTGAGAAAAAGAGTAACAAAGCAATCCCAAACATGGTACTGATGGACCCCTACATAGACACCTGCATGGAAGTGGATGATGCCATGCCCTGCTCTGTGCCCCTTAGAGGGTGTGTTACTGTGAGAATGCCTATTTGA
- the lsm7 gene encoding U6 snRNA-associated Sm-like protein LSm7, protein MTDKEKKKKESIFDLSKYIDKPIRVKFQGGREASGVLKGFDPLLNLVLDGTIEYMRDPDDQLKLTEDTRQLGLVVCRGTSVVLICPQDGMEAIPNPFIQQQDG, encoded by the exons ATGACG gacaaagaaaagaagaagaaggagagcatCTTTGACTTGTCAAAGTACATCGACAAGCCGATTCGAGTAAAGTTTCAAGGAGGACGGGAGG ccagCGGCGTGCTGAAAGGCTTTGACCCTCTGTTAAACTTAGTGCTGGACGGCACAATCGAGTACATGCGGG ATCCAGATGACCAGCTGAAGCTGACAGAAGACACCCGGCAGCTTGGGCTGGTGGTGTGCAGAGGAACCTCTGTAGTACTAATCTGTCCTCAGGACGGCATGGAAGCCATACCGAACCCCTTCATACAGCAACAGGATGGCTAa